One genomic segment of Procambarus clarkii isolate CNS0578487 chromosome 34, FALCON_Pclarkii_2.0, whole genome shotgun sequence includes these proteins:
- the LOC123762010 gene encoding uncharacterized protein — translation MSANGSDDHVAYGSDDHVAYGSDGHVANGSDDHVANGSDDYGVYDSDDHGAYGSNEYYVYGSDDYGAYGSYDDDYCAYASDDYAAYSCDEYGAYVSDDYGAYGIDDYGVYGSDKVDQTTH, via the exons ATGAGTGCTAATGGTAGTGATGACCATGTTGCATATGGTAGTGATGACCATGTTGCATATGGTAGTGATGGCCATGTTGCAAATGGTAGTGATGACCATGTTGCAAATGGTAGTGATGACTATGGTGTATATGATAGTGATGACCATGGTGCATATGGTAGCAATGAGTATTATGTATATGGTAGTGATGATTATGGTGCATATGGTAGTTATGA TGATGACTATTGTGCATATGCTAGTGATGACTATGCTGCATATAGTTGTGATGAGTATGGTGCATATGTTAGTGATGATTATGGTGCATATGGTATTGACGACTATGGAGTTTACGGTAGTGataaggttgaccagaccactcattag